One genomic window of Microtus ochrogaster isolate Prairie Vole_2 chromosome 21, MicOch1.0, whole genome shotgun sequence includes the following:
- the LOC101982982 gene encoding guanylate-binding protein 1-like translates to MASETCMPDPMCLIENVKGQLRPNQKALEILSAITQPVVVVAIVGLYRTGKSYLMNKLAGKNTGFSLGSTVQSHTKGIWMWCVPHPQKADHTLVLLDTEGLGDIEKGDSDNDCWIFALAILLSSTFVYNSMGAINQQAMDHLQYVTELTDRIRTTSSPRSNGTEDSSEFVSFFPDFVWTLRDVTVRLEADGQSLTADEYLENSLKLKQGASKEDKNYNLPRLCIRKFFPRKKCFVFYPPTEWKKLSELENLRDDELDSDFVQQAAEFCSFIFSSSKAKALPGGVKVNGARLEKLVLSYIDAISSGDLPCMENAVLALAKIENLAAMQKAIAHYDQQMSQGVQLPTETLQELLDLHRTCEREAIEIFLRTSFKDEDHAFQKELLAQLEKRWEVTCNKNVKLSSDLCSELLRNIFSPLEEAVTKGAYSQPGGYLLFVEKREELKKKYLREPRKGIQAEEILQAYLQSSVVMAETILQRDQALTVKQKEIEAERVKADSAQASVDLLEEMEKKHVQMMKERERRHQERVRQLTEKMDVERAQIVKEQERILALKLQEQERLLKEGMKEESRRLQNEIQVMEKRNKEKVRDLTCFVTNDHEKKVPKLGK, encoded by the exons ATGGCCTCAGAGACCTGCATGCCAGACCCGATGTGCTTGATAGAGAATGTGAAAGGGCAACTGAGACCTAATCAGAAAGCCCTGGAGATCCTGTCGGCCATCACacagccagtggtggtggtggccattGTGGGTCTCTACCGCACAGGAAAATCCTACCTGATGAACAAGCTGGCTGGGAAGAATACAG GCTTCTCTCTGGGCTCCACAGTGCAGTCTCACACCAAAGGAATCTGGATGTGGTGTGTGCCTCATCCCCAGAAGGCAGACCACACTCTAGTTCTGCTTGACACTGAGGGCCTGGGAGATATTGAGAAA GGTGACAGTGACAATGACTGCTGGATCTTTGCTCTGGCTATACTTCTAAGCAGCACCTTCGTGTACAACAGCATGGGAGCCATCAACCAGCAGGCCATGGACCATCTGCA ATATGTGACAGAGCTGACCGACCGGATCAGAACAACATCTTCACCTCGTAGCAATGGGACTGAGGACTCATCTGAGTTTGTGAGCTTCTTCCCTGACTTCGTGTGGACTCTCAGGGACGTGACTGTAAGGCTTGAAGCAGATGGACAAAGCCTCACAGCTGATGAGTACCTGGAGAATTCCCTGAAGCTCAAACAAG GTGCCagcaaagaagataaaaattacaACCTGCCCCGACTCTGTATTCGAAAGTTCTTCCCCAGGAAGAAATGCTTTGTGTTCTATCCACCCACTGAGTGGAAGAAGCTCTCTGAGCTTGAGAACCTGCGTGACGATGAGTTGGATTCTGACTTTGTCCAACAGGCAGCAGAGTTCTGTTCCTTCATCTTCAGCTCTTCCAAGGCTAAAGCTCTCCCAGGAGGTGTCAAGGTCAATGGAGCTC GACTAGAGAAACTGGTGCTCTCCTACATCGATGCCATCAGCAGTGGGGATCTCCCCTGCATGGAGAATGCTGTCCTGGCTTTGGCAAAGATAGAGAACTTGGCAGCAATGCAAAAGGCCATTGCCCATTATGACCAGCAGATGAGCCAGGGGGTGCAGCTGCCCACAGAGACCCTCCAGGAGCTGCTGGATCTGCACAGGACCTGTGAGAGAGAGGCCATAGAAATCTTCCTTAGGACTTCCTTTAAAGATGAAGACCATGCATTTCAAAAGGAATTATTG GCTCAGCTAGAAAAGAGGTGGGAGGTCACCTGTAACAAGAACGTAAAACTATCATCGGACCTGTGCTCAGAGTTACTTCGGAACATCTTCAGCCCTCTAGAAGAAGCAGTGACAAAGGGTGCTTATTCTCAGCCAGGTGGATATCTTCTCTTTGttgagaagagagaagagttGAAGAAAAAGTACCTTAGGGAACCCAGAAAGGGTATACAG GCTGAAGAGATTCTGCAGGCATACTTGCAGTCCAGTGTGGTTATGGCTGAGACAATTCTACAGAGAGACCAGGCTCTCACAGTAAAGCAAAAGGAGATTGAAG cgGAACGGGTTAAAGCTGACTCTGCACAGGCCAGTGTagacttgctggaggaaatggaaaagaagcatgTACAGAtgatgaaggagagagaaagacgtCATCAGGAACGAGTGAGGCAGTTGACTGAGAAGATGGATGTTGAAAGAGCTCAGATAGTGAAGGAGCAAGAGAGGATTCTGGCCCTTAAACTGCAG GAACAGGAACGACTGCTCAAGGAAGGGATGAAAGAAGAGAGTAGAAGGCTTCAGAATGAGATTCAGGttatggaaaagagaaacaaagaaaaag TTCGGGATCTAACCTGCTTTGTGACCAATGATCATGAGAAGAAAGTACCCAAGTTAGGAAAGTAG